GCACGAGGGTGTTGACCACCGACGCGATGTGGTCCCGGCCGATACGGATTCCGGCTCGGTACAGGTCCCGTCGGCCCATCGCCGGGTTGGCCTCGTGCAGCTCCCAGACCGCGGACGTCTGGGTGACCGTCACGTCGTCGAGGACGCCGAGCGAGCCGATGATGACGCCCGCCAGCAGCAGACCGCTCATGTCGATCGTCGGGTAGAGGCCGTGGATCAGACCGGTGTTGTCGTCCGTGTTGCCGGTCAGATAGGCCCAGCCGATGAACCCCGAGCCGAGCAGGCCGATCAGCAGCAGCGAGATCAGGGTGCCGAGCACCGCCACGGAGGTCCGGGCCGAGAGCCCGTGGCACATGTAGAGGGCGATCAGCATGATCGCGCTGGCCCCGATCACCGCCACGACCAGCGGATTCGAGCCCTGCAGGATGGCGGGCAGGATGAAGAGGGTCAGCACCAGGAAGCTGATGGCCAGCGCCACCAGGGCCATGACACCACGCATCCGGCCCACCACCACGACGGCGAGCGCGAAGATCCCGGCGAGCAGCGCCATCGGGAACTTCCGGTTCACATCGGTGACCGAGTACTGCAGGTCCTTGGGCGCGGCGGGTTCGTACGCGACCACGACCTCCTGCCCCTGCTCCAACTGCCGGGACTGGTCCGGCTGGACGATCTCCGTGAACGTACGGCCCTTGTCGTCGCCGGTGTCGACCCGGATCGTGGCCTTCTTGCAGGTGCCACCCGCCTGTTGCTGGGCGGACGAGCCCTCGGCGGTGGAGGTGTCGCCGGTCGGGGTCTCGCCGGAGGCGTTCACCGACGAGCAGTCGACCTCCTCGACCTTGGTGACCGTGGCCTGCTGGGTCTGCCGGTCGAAGCCCACACCGGTGCGCTCATGCGACGGGGCGCCGCCGGGCCAGAGCACGACGAGGCCCACGACGACCGCGGTCGCGAAGGGGATCAGCACCGCCGCGATGACCTTGCGCAGGTGCTGTGAGACGGGCGCGGCGGGTCCATGGCTGTGGCTGTGCGAATGGCCGTGGCCGCCGCCGGAGGACGAGCCGGGGCCATGGCCGTGGGGCGGCTCGGAGGGCGGAGGCGGGGGCTGCTGCGTCGTGGTCACCGACCGATCATCGCAAGAACGAGCGAGGCCCACTGTTCACCGCGCCACATCTGCCGCTAGCGTGGAGGCACCTTTGCACACGCGGGAGCTCGGAGCACCGGGCTGAGAGGGCGCTGACCTCCGCAGACGCGATGTTTCACGTGGAACATCGTCGGGCGGAAATCGCTGCGTCGACCGCTGAACCTGTTACCGGGTAATGCCGGCGTAGGGAGTAGGTCTCATGACCATCGAGGACACACGCACGCCTGCCTCCAGCCAGACGGGCGGGACAACCGCCGCGTCGGAGAACCAGGGGAACCAGGGCGAACAGCCCCTGGAGGACGGGAAGTCCATCGGCTGGCACAAGGCGTACATCGAGGGCTCGCGCCCCGATCTGCGGGTGCCGGTCCGTCAGGTGCATCTCACCAACGGGCAGTCCGTCACCCTGTACGACACCTCCGGCCCGTACACCGATCCGACAGCGGAAACCGACGTCAGGCGGGGGCTGCTCCCCCTGCGCGAGAACTGGATCATCGCCAGGGGAGACACCGAGGAGTACGCGGGCCGGCCCGTCCGCCCCGAGGACGACGGGATCAAGCACACCTCGCCCCGCGGCGGGCTGCGCAACCTCGACGCGGTGTTCCCGGGCCGGCCGCGCCAGCCTCGCCGGAGCAGGGACGGCCGGGCGGTGACCCAGCTCGCGTACGCGCGACGCGGGGAGATCACCCCCGAGATGGAGTACGTGGCCGTACGGGAGAATGTCTCGCCGGAGGTCGTCCGTGAGGAGATCGCCGCGGGCAGGGCCGTCCTGCCCGCGAACGTGAACCACCCGGAGATCGAGCCGATGATCATCGGCAAGCGGTTCCTGGTGAAGGTCAACGCCAACATCGGCAACTCGGCGGTCACCTCCTCCATCGAGGAGGAGGTGGAGAAGATGACCTGGGCGACCCGATGGGGTGCCGACACGGTCATGGACCTGTCCACCGGCCGGAACATCCACACCACGCGTGAATGGGTGCTGCGCAACTCCCCCGTCCCCATCGGCACGGTGCCGCTCTACCAGGCACTGGAGAAGGTCGACGGCAAGGCCGAGGAGCTGACCTGGGAGATCTACAAGGACACGGTCATCGAGCAGGCCGAACAGGGCGTGGACTACATGACGGTCCACGCGGGTGTGCGTCTCGCCTATGTACCGCTCACCGCGAACCGCAAGACCGGCATCGTCTCGCGCGGCGGCTCGATCATGGCGGCCTGGTGCCTGGCGCACCACAAG
The Streptomyces griseiscabiei DNA segment above includes these coding regions:
- the thiC gene encoding phosphomethylpyrimidine synthase ThiC, with product MTIEDTRTPASSQTGGTTAASENQGNQGEQPLEDGKSIGWHKAYIEGSRPDLRVPVRQVHLTNGQSVTLYDTSGPYTDPTAETDVRRGLLPLRENWIIARGDTEEYAGRPVRPEDDGIKHTSPRGGLRNLDAVFPGRPRQPRRSRDGRAVTQLAYARRGEITPEMEYVAVRENVSPEVVREEIAAGRAVLPANVNHPEIEPMIIGKRFLVKVNANIGNSAVTSSIEEEVEKMTWATRWGADTVMDLSTGRNIHTTREWVLRNSPVPIGTVPLYQALEKVDGKAEELTWEIYKDTVIEQAEQGVDYMTVHAGVRLAYVPLTANRKTGIVSRGGSIMAAWCLAHHKESFLYENFEELCEILAAYDVTYSLGDGLRPGSIADANDEAQFAELRTLGELNRIAKRFNVQTMIEGPGHVPMHKIKENIDLQQEICDEAPFYTLGPLTTDVAPAYDHITSGIGAAMIAWWGTAMLCYVTPKEHLGLPNRDDVKTGVITYKIAAHAADIAKGHPGAQEWDDALSDARFEFRWEDQFNLALDPDTAREFHDETLPAEPAKTAHFCSMCGPKFCSMKISQDIRREHGGSRAEIEAGMAQKSKEFAEAGNRVYLPMAD
- a CDS encoding YibE/F family protein produces the protein MTTTQQPPPPPSEPPHGHGPGSSSGGGHGHSHSHSHGPAAPVSQHLRKVIAAVLIPFATAVVVGLVVLWPGGAPSHERTGVGFDRQTQQATVTKVEEVDCSSVNASGETPTGDTSTAEGSSAQQQAGGTCKKATIRVDTGDDKGRTFTEIVQPDQSRQLEQGQEVVVAYEPAAPKDLQYSVTDVNRKFPMALLAGIFALAVVVVGRMRGVMALVALAISFLVLTLFILPAILQGSNPLVVAVIGASAIMLIALYMCHGLSARTSVAVLGTLISLLLIGLLGSGFIGWAYLTGNTDDNTGLIHGLYPTIDMSGLLLAGVIIGSLGVLDDVTVTQTSAVWELHEANPAMGRRDLYRAGIRIGRDHIASVVNTLVLAYAGAALPLLLLFSIAQSSVGTVANSELVAEEIVRTLVGSIGLVASVPLTTALAALVVSADRPGTPEAATVPAPARGGRGRRRKR